Below is a window of Gemmatimonadota bacterium DNA.
TTGTGGCCACAGGATGAGCATGCCGACGAGCAGCACCACGGGAGCGGATCGTTTCATCATCAGCCTCCAGAAATCTCAGCTGCAGGGGGAGCTGCGGCCCGATCTGGGACGACATACGTCTCGATGCGAAACGTCGCGATCACCGGCGACACCATGTCCGGGTAGCGTCCGGGCTGGTCATACAGCCGAACGTCTACCTCGACCGACGTGACGATTCGAGACAAGCTGGCGACACCGGTCAGGAACCGACCCACGTCGTGGTACTCGCCTACGACCGCCATGCCGTAGGACGTCTTGTCGTAGAACGTGCCTGTCTCGGCGGGCTCCGGCACCATGCGGTCGATACGGACGTCGGTAAGTCTCCCCACGTTGCTGATGTCGTTCGCGAGGGTGCCGACCTCTTCTGCTGCGGGG
It encodes the following:
- the pilO gene encoding type 4a pilus biogenesis protein PilO codes for the protein MAWYYPTDPRQRNWMLGGVAFLVAIVPFHMYLLAPVEADNAEVLAHVETLDGQNRRARVQAARGGGDLEERNRIYERHVQKLEELIPAAEEVGTLANDISNVGRLTDVRIDRMVPEPAETGTFYDKTSYGMAVVGEYHDVGRFLTGVASLSRIVTSVEVDVRLYDQPGRYPDMVSPVIATFRIETYVVPDRAAAPPAAEISGG